The genomic window GGAGATCGGATGTCATCCGAGCTCTGCACGATTGGGAATGGCGAGGGAGACTGCTGGAGACGAGAAGAAGAAGCGGCCTGGTGGATGCTCTCAGGCTCCGGTGCCGTCTGCTTACTAATCAGTATACTGGCTCCAGATTCCTCGGTATGCTCCGGGAAATCGACGCTATCGCCGGAATCATTGGTTTCGGCGGCCGGAATCTGACTAGAGTGCAAATCTATCGATATTTCAGTCTCCGATGCCTTCATACCATTACCGGATTCCTCTGTATCCTCTGGGATCTCAAAGCTGTCGCTGGAATCATTGGCTTCTACGGCCGGAATACCATACGGGAATTTGGCTGGGCCGTCTTCAATCTCTAAATTACCTTGTAGATCTGTAGAGGTTTTGGTCTCCAGTGCGTGATCCACTGGCAGCTCGTTGTCGAAAACCTTGGTTTCCTCCAAACTCCTGCCGATTGGTAAGAGATCGAGGATCACCTCTTCTTCTTTAATATGAATGAGATCCACCGGGATCTGTTCCCCGGTCGCCTCGATCCCACCAAGGAGATCCACTGCCAGATTCTCTTGAACGAGTGGCGAGTCTCCGGCAGCCTTGGTTTCTGGCATGTGGTGGCCGGAGTCCTCACCGTTCGCCGGAATTTCGTTGGAGAGGGAAGGATTTGGGAGAGCGAAATCCAGATTGTTGCTGCCTCTGCTTTCATCTTCGAACCCTCCATCCGTCCCTGTTAGATTTTCCTCCAGTGTTCCATCCAAcgtctccttctgttcttgaattGCCCATTGATTATTTTCCGAGGATATCAACCCTCTGATCGGTGATTCATCCAATCTAGATAAGACATGATCTTCTTGTTGACCAAACTCCTCCTCCGAGATCTGTTCTCCTTCCGCTCCAGTGCCCAAATTCTTTCCCATAGGAGTAGAATTCTTGGTTTCTTGCATCGTTCCATTATCATTTCCATCGGTGCCCGAGTCTTGAACTCCATCATCGGGCTCTGAATCTCTGGAATAGAGATCAAAAATGGTTCCATTCTTCTTCACGTCCTCCTCCATCAGCACTCGATCAGATTTCTCATCAGGAATTTCTACAGGATGCTTGTTCTGATCTGTCGAATTCTTGGTAGCGATATCTGCATGAAATCCATCAACAATCAAGAAAAAGgacggaagaaggaagaaaaatgcGTAAGGAACCAAAAAGTCTCaccttttttctcttctcctcctcctccctggGCCAGAGCTGCCATCTTGACAGCAGCTTTTGTCCTCGTAGCCCTTCTCCCCACATCTGGCACAGCATCCAGGGTGGTCTCTTCCATCTGTTTCCTTACAGACTGCCTCGTTCTGCGGGTGCTCCTGAAGCCCACAGCTTCGTCTTGCTTCTCTTCCCCTGCGATGGGGGCTTCAGCTCCCTTTTGAGTCGACGCTCTCCGGCCATATCTGGTGGCTGGGGTAATGGCTACGTCCAGAGCGCCCTCGTGCCcatctgtttcctctttcttgctTGCCCTCCTTCTTGTGTTTCGGGCAGTCAAGGCCGCCGGAGTCTTGGGGATCTCTTTCGGCCCTTCTTCTTGAGgctccttttcttccttcttgctgcttctttgatttcttcgtgtGCTTGGTGCTGCCTGAGGCTTCCAACCCGTGCGAACAGCTGGGGTCTTGGGCATCTCCTCTGGCCCTTCCTTCTTTTCCTCCTCTCCTTCAGAAACTAGTTGCATTATCTCCGAAGCTTTAATGGCCACACGACGAGCCCGAGGCAGGGGACTCCCCTCTTGCCCTTTGGGTTCATCTGGAACAGGTACTCTCCGAGCTGAGGTTCTCCAGGAGGTAGGTGACTGAAACTGTgctgcttctttgatttcttcgataCCTTCAACCTAGTTTAGAGTCGAATGATGGGAACaggaaaataatcaaaaaaagaggaaaaaatggtGGGAAAACAGTAAGGTAAAATGAGACTAGGAGGAGCTACTGCTTACTGTTTGGAGAGCTTGGAGGGCATCTGCCATGGCGACATTGGTCACGTTGGCTG from Elaeis guineensis isolate ETL-2024a chromosome 4, EG11, whole genome shotgun sequence includes these protein-coding regions:
- the LOC105036795 gene encoding uncharacterized protein, which codes for MDFHSLSRRDLQALCKKNRIPANVTNVAMADALQALQTVEGIEEIKEAAQFQSPTSWRTSARRVPVPDEPKGQEGSPLPRARRVAIKASEIMQLVSEGEEEKKEGPEEMPKTPAVRTGWKPQAAPSTRRNQRSSKKEEKEPQEEGPKEIPKTPAALTARNTRRRASKKEETDGHEGALDVAITPATRYGRRASTQKGAEAPIAGEEKQDEAVGFRSTRRTRQSVRKQMEETTLDAVPDVGRRATRTKAAVKMAALAQGGGGEEKKDIATKNSTDQNKHPVEIPDEKSDRVLMEEDVKKNGTIFDLYSRDSEPDDGVQDSGTDGNDNGTMQETKNSTPMGKNLGTGAEGEQISEEEFGQQEDHVLSRLDESPIRGLISSENNQWAIQEQKETLDGTLEENLTGTDGGFEDESRGSNNLDFALPNPSLSNEIPANGEDSGHHMPETKAAGDSPLVQENLAVDLLGGIEATGEQIPVDLIHIKEEEVILDLLPIGRSLEETKVFDNELPVDHALETKTSTDLQGNLEIEDGPAKFPYGIPAVEANDSSDSFEIPEDTEESGNGMKASETEISIDLHSSQIPAAETNDSGDSVDFPEHTEESGASILISKQTAPEPESIHQAASSSRLQQSPSPFPIVQSSDDIRSPAKILALDGDQIGDLVASTVGSPAKTSVQVDDLIGCPQESRTESSAKTMDDLGDPARGFADSGAPVATPLDHGGYETDSNGIVLEVKGGEDESAAVDTGSGGGDGNKENRNGSVPSGLALVYIGGGEAKVKSKAGKPSQPDYNSLSVRKLKAILRERASNLNNKKVEGKRAAFSELNGDDGC